One part of the Lotus japonicus ecotype B-129 chromosome 2, LjGifu_v1.2 genome encodes these proteins:
- the LOC130737827 gene encoding fructose-bisphosphate aldolase-lysine N-methyltransferase, chloroplastic has protein sequence MEVSPVSVSDKCFFFSPPIRHSSSAYPLPSCNNYHRFRRRRWSYCCASNPDTLLAGGNAVVTAASGRKREVEHDDDDLKSWMHKHGLPPCKVVLKDKPSHDDTLKPIHYVAASEDLQVGDVAISVPNSLVVTLDRVLGNETVAELLTTNKFSELACLALYLMYEKKQGKKSFWYPYIRELDRQRGRGQMAVESPLLWSESELAYLAGSPLKDEILKRIEGIKKEYDELDTVWFMSGSLFQQYPYDIPTEAFPFEIFKQAFAAIQSCVVHLQKVSLARRFALVPLGPPLLTYRSNCKAMLTAVEGAVELVVDRPYKAGDPIVVWCGPQPNTKLLTNYGFVDEENPYDRLVVEAALNTEDPQYQDKRMVAQRNKKLSIQVFYVYAGKEREAVSDMLPYLRLGYVSDPSEMPSVISSQGPVCAVSPCMERAVLNQLANYFKSRLAGYPTTLAEDESMLTDDSLNPKKRVATQLVRLEKKMLHACLQATADFINQLPDHSVSPCPAAYAPLLK, from the exons ATGGAAGTTTCACCTGTCTCAGTTTCAGACAAgtgcttcttcttctcccctccaATTCGCCATTCTTCTTCCGCTTACCCTCTCCCCTCGTGCAACAACTACCACCGCTTCCGCCGCCGCCGCTGGAGTTACTGTTGCGCCTCCAACCCCGACACCCTGCTCGCCGGCGGTAATGCCGTCGTTACCGCCGCTTCCGGCAGGAAGCGCGAGGTGGAGCACGACGACGACGACTTGAAATCTTGGATGCACAAGCATGGCCTCCCTCCGTGCAAGGTTGTTCTGAAAGATAAGCCTTCCCACGATGATACCCTTAAGCCTATACATTATGTTGCTGCCAGTGAAGATCTTCAG GTGGGCGATGTTGCAATCTCCGTTCCAAATTCGCTGGTTGTCACTCTAGACCGTGTCTTGGGAAATGAGACTGTTG CTGAGCTACTGACCACAAACAAATTTTCCGAATTGGCATGCTTGGCATTGTATCTGATGTATGAGAAAAAACAGGGGAAGAAGTCTTTCTGGTATCCATACATTAGGGAGCTTGATCGTCAACGAGGTAGGGGCCAGATGGCAGTGGAATCGCCTCTTCTATGGTCAGAATCTGAGCTGGCTTACCTTGCAGGAAGTCCATTAAAG GATGAAATTCTTAAAAGGATTGAAGGAATAAAAAAAGAGTATGATGAACTTGACACAGTCTGGTTTATGTCTGGTTCTCTTTTTCAG CAATATCCATATGACATTCCTACCGAGGCTTTTCCATTTGAGATTTTCAAACAAGCCTTTGCTGCTATTCAGTCTTGTGTGGTGCATTTACAG AAAGTTAGTTTAGCTCGGAGATTTGCTTTGGTTCCACTGGGACCTCCTTTGCTGACCTACCGAAGCAACTGCAAGGCAATGTTAACTGCTGTTGAGGGTGCTGTTGAGCTTGTGGTTGATCGCCCATACAAAGCTGGGGACCCAATAGTCGTCTG GTGTGGCCCACAGCCTAACACAAAGTTACTTACAAACTACGGttttgttgatgaagaaaatcCCTACGATCGTCTAGTAGTTGAG GCAGCTTTGAATACTGAAGATCCACAATATCAAGATAAAAGAATGGTTGCTCAAAGAAATAAGAAGTTATCAATTCAAGTTTTTTAT GTTTATGCTGGAAAGGAAAGGGAAGCTGTTTCAGATATGCTTCCTTATCTCCGTCTAGGCTATGTTTCAGATCCTTCTGAGATGCCATCTGTTATCTCTTCTCAAGGTCCTGTTTGTGCT GTAAGCCCTTGTATGGAGCGCGCTGTATTAAACCAGCTGGCTAATTATTTCAAGAGTCGGCTGGCTGGTTACCCTACTACCTTGGCTGAAGATGAATCTATG CTGACAGATGATAGTCTGAATCCAAAGAAACGAGTAGCTACTCAGCTTGTTAGGCTGGAAAAGAAAATGCTTCATGCATGTTTGCAGGCAACAGCTGATTTCATAAACCAGCTTCCTGACCACAGTGTATCTCCATGCCCTGCTGCATATGCACCTTTATTAAAATGA
- the LOC130737828 gene encoding transcription termination factor MTERF5, chloroplastic isoform X1, which translates to MMKAFSSFQPPQHFPCTRFFSSITTSRTQLSFHAKAFYCQAKSGIDGSLNLRVMPPTLLAAEKEEAKAVLCLFFKKQGLSNAVAARTINKSDLFIDHLVSKLHSKHKSRYLAGRELTTLEIRDALIPYLESLLEEHGDVLGDLVESYPNPPVKEKSTLAIPTTSNVVDSKKLKAVSRVDEIDPAAGKLRPHIVYLMELGMDIEQVRSIIRRFPAFAYYSLEGKIKPVVEFFLELGVPKENIATILTKRPQLCGISLSENLKPTMKFLESFGVDKKQWPKVIYRFPALLTYSRQKVRESVDFLYEFGLSEESIGKILTRCPNIISYSVEDNLRPTAKYFRSLGVDVGILLFRCPQNFGLSIEANIKPVTEFFLEQGYTLEEIGTMISRYGALYTFSLTENLMPKWEFFMTMDYPKSELVKFPQFFGYSLEQRIKPRYARVKKSGVRLLLNQILSLSSSNFEKALKKKMEKMQAG; encoded by the exons ATGATGAAGGCTTTCTCCTCATTTCAACCGCCCCAGCATTTCCCTTGCACAAGATTTTTCTCTTCCATTACCACTAG CAGGACTCAACTTTCTTTTCATGCAAAGGCTTTCTATTGCCAGGCAAAATCTG GCATAGATGGGTCATTGAATTTGAGAGTGATGCCACCCACCCTGTTAGCAGCAGAAAAGGAAGAAGCCAAGGCTGTGTTGTGCTTGTTTTTCAAGAAACAAGGTTTGAGCAACGCGGTTGCAGCAAGAACCATCAACAAGTCAGATCTTTTTATTGATCATCTTGTCTCAAAGCTTCACTCCAAGCACAAATCTCGATACCTTGCAG GGAGAGAGCTTACAACTCTAGAGATCAGAGATGCTCTTATTCCTTATCTTGAATCCCTTTTGGAAGAGCATGGCGACGTTCTGGGGGATTTAGTGGAAAGCTATCCAAACCCACCCGTGAAAGAAAAATCGACTTTGGCAATTCCTACTACTAGTAACGTGGTAGACTCTAAGAAGCTCAAAGCTGTGTCTCGAGTCGATGAGATAGACCCAGCTGCCGGCAAGCTTCGCCCTCATATTGTGTATCTCATGGAGCTTGGAATGGATATTGAGCAGGTTAGGAGTATTATACGACGATTCCCAGCTTTTGCCTACTATAGCTTGGAAGGTAAAATTAAGCCAGTGGTTGAGTTTTTCCTTGAACTTGGAGTTCCAAAAGAAAACATTGCCACCATCCTCACTAAAAGGCCTCAATTGTGTGGAATCAGTCTATCTGAAAATCTTAAACCAACCATGAAGTTCTTAGAGTCTTTCGGTGTTGACAAGAAACAATGGCCGAAAGTGATATACCGCTTCCCGGCCCTGCTAACTTATAGCAGGCAGAAGGTGAGGGAAAGTGTGGATTTTCTCTATGAATTTGGCCTCTCAGAAGAGAGTATAGGTAAGATCTTAACTCGCTGCCCCAATATTATTAGTTACAGTGTAGAGGACAATCTCCGACCCACAGCTAAGTACTTCCGCTCTTTGGGGGTTGATGTTGGCATTCTCCTATTCAGGTGCCCACAAAATTTTGGTCTGAGCATTGAGGCCAATATAAAGCCTGTAacagaatttttcttggagcaGGGATACACTTTGGAAGAAATTGGGACTATGATTTCAAGATATGGAGCTCTGTATACTTTCAGCTTGACTGAGAATTTGATGCCAAAATGGGAATTCTTTATGACTATGGATTACCCGAAATCTGAGCTGGTTAAATTTCCTCAGTTTTTTGGGTACAGTCTAGAGCAGAGGATTAAACCAAGATATGCTCGAGTGAAAAAATCTGGAGTGAGGTTACTGCTGAACCAGATTCTTTCACTGTCAAGCAGCAATTTTGAGAAGGCcttgaaaaagaaaatggagaaaatgCAAGCTGGTTAA
- the LOC130737828 gene encoding transcription termination factor MTERF5, chloroplastic isoform X2, producing the protein MMKAFSSFQPPQHFPCTRFFSSITTRTQLSFHAKAFYCQAKSGIDGSLNLRVMPPTLLAAEKEEAKAVLCLFFKKQGLSNAVAARTINKSDLFIDHLVSKLHSKHKSRYLAGRELTTLEIRDALIPYLESLLEEHGDVLGDLVESYPNPPVKEKSTLAIPTTSNVVDSKKLKAVSRVDEIDPAAGKLRPHIVYLMELGMDIEQVRSIIRRFPAFAYYSLEGKIKPVVEFFLELGVPKENIATILTKRPQLCGISLSENLKPTMKFLESFGVDKKQWPKVIYRFPALLTYSRQKVRESVDFLYEFGLSEESIGKILTRCPNIISYSVEDNLRPTAKYFRSLGVDVGILLFRCPQNFGLSIEANIKPVTEFFLEQGYTLEEIGTMISRYGALYTFSLTENLMPKWEFFMTMDYPKSELVKFPQFFGYSLEQRIKPRYARVKKSGVRLLLNQILSLSSSNFEKALKKKMEKMQAG; encoded by the exons ATGATGAAGGCTTTCTCCTCATTTCAACCGCCCCAGCATTTCCCTTGCACAAGATTTTTCTCTTCCATTACCACTAG GACTCAACTTTCTTTTCATGCAAAGGCTTTCTATTGCCAGGCAAAATCTG GCATAGATGGGTCATTGAATTTGAGAGTGATGCCACCCACCCTGTTAGCAGCAGAAAAGGAAGAAGCCAAGGCTGTGTTGTGCTTGTTTTTCAAGAAACAAGGTTTGAGCAACGCGGTTGCAGCAAGAACCATCAACAAGTCAGATCTTTTTATTGATCATCTTGTCTCAAAGCTTCACTCCAAGCACAAATCTCGATACCTTGCAG GGAGAGAGCTTACAACTCTAGAGATCAGAGATGCTCTTATTCCTTATCTTGAATCCCTTTTGGAAGAGCATGGCGACGTTCTGGGGGATTTAGTGGAAAGCTATCCAAACCCACCCGTGAAAGAAAAATCGACTTTGGCAATTCCTACTACTAGTAACGTGGTAGACTCTAAGAAGCTCAAAGCTGTGTCTCGAGTCGATGAGATAGACCCAGCTGCCGGCAAGCTTCGCCCTCATATTGTGTATCTCATGGAGCTTGGAATGGATATTGAGCAGGTTAGGAGTATTATACGACGATTCCCAGCTTTTGCCTACTATAGCTTGGAAGGTAAAATTAAGCCAGTGGTTGAGTTTTTCCTTGAACTTGGAGTTCCAAAAGAAAACATTGCCACCATCCTCACTAAAAGGCCTCAATTGTGTGGAATCAGTCTATCTGAAAATCTTAAACCAACCATGAAGTTCTTAGAGTCTTTCGGTGTTGACAAGAAACAATGGCCGAAAGTGATATACCGCTTCCCGGCCCTGCTAACTTATAGCAGGCAGAAGGTGAGGGAAAGTGTGGATTTTCTCTATGAATTTGGCCTCTCAGAAGAGAGTATAGGTAAGATCTTAACTCGCTGCCCCAATATTATTAGTTACAGTGTAGAGGACAATCTCCGACCCACAGCTAAGTACTTCCGCTCTTTGGGGGTTGATGTTGGCATTCTCCTATTCAGGTGCCCACAAAATTTTGGTCTGAGCATTGAGGCCAATATAAAGCCTGTAacagaatttttcttggagcaGGGATACACTTTGGAAGAAATTGGGACTATGATTTCAAGATATGGAGCTCTGTATACTTTCAGCTTGACTGAGAATTTGATGCCAAAATGGGAATTCTTTATGACTATGGATTACCCGAAATCTGAGCTGGTTAAATTTCCTCAGTTTTTTGGGTACAGTCTAGAGCAGAGGATTAAACCAAGATATGCTCGAGTGAAAAAATCTGGAGTGAGGTTACTGCTGAACCAGATTCTTTCACTGTCAAGCAGCAATTTTGAGAAGGCcttgaaaaagaaaatggagaaaatgCAAGCTGGTTAA
- the LOC130737828 gene encoding transcription termination factor MTERF5, chloroplastic isoform X3, giving the protein MQRLSIARQNLIFHCVSYSGIDGSLNLRVMPPTLLAAEKEEAKAVLCLFFKKQGLSNAVAARTINKSDLFIDHLVSKLHSKHKSRYLAGRELTTLEIRDALIPYLESLLEEHGDVLGDLVESYPNPPVKEKSTLAIPTTSNVVDSKKLKAVSRVDEIDPAAGKLRPHIVYLMELGMDIEQVRSIIRRFPAFAYYSLEGKIKPVVEFFLELGVPKENIATILTKRPQLCGISLSENLKPTMKFLESFGVDKKQWPKVIYRFPALLTYSRQKVRESVDFLYEFGLSEESIGKILTRCPNIISYSVEDNLRPTAKYFRSLGVDVGILLFRCPQNFGLSIEANIKPVTEFFLEQGYTLEEIGTMISRYGALYTFSLTENLMPKWEFFMTMDYPKSELVKFPQFFGYSLEQRIKPRYARVKKSGVRLLLNQILSLSSSNFEKALKKKMEKMQAG; this is encoded by the exons ATGCAAAGGCTTTCTATTGCCAGGCAAAATCTG ATCTTTCATTGTGTTTCTTACTCAGGCATAGATGGGTCATTGAATTTGAGAGTGATGCCACCCACCCTGTTAGCAGCAGAAAAGGAAGAAGCCAAGGCTGTGTTGTGCTTGTTTTTCAAGAAACAAGGTTTGAGCAACGCGGTTGCAGCAAGAACCATCAACAAGTCAGATCTTTTTATTGATCATCTTGTCTCAAAGCTTCACTCCAAGCACAAATCTCGATACCTTGCAG GGAGAGAGCTTACAACTCTAGAGATCAGAGATGCTCTTATTCCTTATCTTGAATCCCTTTTGGAAGAGCATGGCGACGTTCTGGGGGATTTAGTGGAAAGCTATCCAAACCCACCCGTGAAAGAAAAATCGACTTTGGCAATTCCTACTACTAGTAACGTGGTAGACTCTAAGAAGCTCAAAGCTGTGTCTCGAGTCGATGAGATAGACCCAGCTGCCGGCAAGCTTCGCCCTCATATTGTGTATCTCATGGAGCTTGGAATGGATATTGAGCAGGTTAGGAGTATTATACGACGATTCCCAGCTTTTGCCTACTATAGCTTGGAAGGTAAAATTAAGCCAGTGGTTGAGTTTTTCCTTGAACTTGGAGTTCCAAAAGAAAACATTGCCACCATCCTCACTAAAAGGCCTCAATTGTGTGGAATCAGTCTATCTGAAAATCTTAAACCAACCATGAAGTTCTTAGAGTCTTTCGGTGTTGACAAGAAACAATGGCCGAAAGTGATATACCGCTTCCCGGCCCTGCTAACTTATAGCAGGCAGAAGGTGAGGGAAAGTGTGGATTTTCTCTATGAATTTGGCCTCTCAGAAGAGAGTATAGGTAAGATCTTAACTCGCTGCCCCAATATTATTAGTTACAGTGTAGAGGACAATCTCCGACCCACAGCTAAGTACTTCCGCTCTTTGGGGGTTGATGTTGGCATTCTCCTATTCAGGTGCCCACAAAATTTTGGTCTGAGCATTGAGGCCAATATAAAGCCTGTAacagaatttttcttggagcaGGGATACACTTTGGAAGAAATTGGGACTATGATTTCAAGATATGGAGCTCTGTATACTTTCAGCTTGACTGAGAATTTGATGCCAAAATGGGAATTCTTTATGACTATGGATTACCCGAAATCTGAGCTGGTTAAATTTCCTCAGTTTTTTGGGTACAGTCTAGAGCAGAGGATTAAACCAAGATATGCTCGAGTGAAAAAATCTGGAGTGAGGTTACTGCTGAACCAGATTCTTTCACTGTCAAGCAGCAATTTTGAGAAGGCcttgaaaaagaaaatggagaaaatgCAAGCTGGTTAA